The following proteins are encoded in a genomic region of Alicyclobacillus vulcanalis:
- the dnaN gene encoding DNA polymerase III subunit beta, whose amino-acid sequence MKATFRHGDLEKILRQLLRVVPSATNKVVLKHVLIEAKREEDRVDFYASSEDMSFRRTLFVEATDSSVEIAQSGSCLLPAKELHEIVKRANGPVMLSTQNDRTIVSFGRTKFELAGLPPRLFSPYGDADDEVTTTTVLTPNLYRLIRRTSYAAGKSLARPILTGVQLTLADGHLSAVATDALRLAQSTVPCEDVSGEDRQLVIPATVLDALAGALPASDDDEEITLTLGTSSCTVSWGDDAFHMALRGLEGTYPNTARLIPERMTHRVVVERQALLTACERVAILSEADHQRAEFRFTPSGLTVSATSAQYGYAEETLETIQGTKDDMEILCNVNYWITALKALEGVAQVEIGLNSPLQPCLLRPVGEKGVGLIATVARSSVPTETKRQAS is encoded by the coding sequence ATGAAGGCGACATTTCGCCATGGAGACCTGGAGAAAATCCTGCGCCAGCTGCTTCGCGTGGTGCCGAGTGCGACGAACAAGGTTGTCCTCAAGCACGTGCTGATTGAGGCCAAGCGAGAGGAAGATCGCGTGGATTTCTACGCCTCCAGCGAAGACATGTCGTTTCGGCGAACGCTGTTCGTCGAAGCGACGGACTCGAGCGTAGAGATTGCGCAGTCCGGTTCGTGCCTGCTCCCAGCGAAGGAACTGCACGAGATCGTCAAACGCGCAAACGGGCCTGTGATGCTTTCAACCCAGAACGATCGCACCATCGTTTCGTTTGGGCGGACCAAATTTGAACTGGCGGGTTTACCCCCACGTCTCTTCTCGCCCTACGGCGATGCAGATGACGAGGTGACCACCACCACGGTACTCACACCGAATCTGTATCGGTTGATTCGACGGACGAGCTACGCTGCGGGCAAAAGTCTGGCACGCCCCATCCTCACGGGCGTGCAGCTTACCTTGGCGGACGGACATCTGTCGGCGGTGGCGACCGACGCGCTTCGCTTGGCGCAATCTACCGTGCCGTGCGAAGACGTGTCCGGCGAGGACCGCCAGCTTGTCATTCCAGCGACTGTGCTCGACGCGCTGGCTGGCGCCCTGCCTGCCTCCGACGACGACGAAGAAATCACACTCACGCTTGGCACCTCGTCGTGCACGGTGTCATGGGGAGATGATGCCTTCCACATGGCGCTTCGAGGCCTGGAGGGTACGTACCCGAATACCGCGCGACTGATTCCAGAACGCATGACGCACCGCGTGGTGGTCGAGCGCCAGGCGCTTCTTACGGCTTGTGAACGTGTGGCGATTCTGTCCGAAGCGGACCATCAGCGAGCCGAGTTTCGGTTTACCCCGTCCGGCCTCACAGTGTCCGCCACATCGGCGCAATACGGTTACGCCGAGGAAACCCTGGAGACGATCCAAGGCACGAAGGACGATATGGAGATCCTGTGCAACGTGAACTATTGGATTACGGCACTCAAAGCGCTAGAAGGAGTCGCACAGGTTGAAATTGGGCTCAACAGTCCGCTGCAACCGTGTCTTCTGCGTCCTGTGGGTGAAAAAGGGGTAGGCCTTATCGCAACAGTGGCCCGCTCCTCGGTGCCAACGGAAACCAAGCGCCAAGCTAGCTAA
- a CDS encoding LysM peptidoglycan-binding domain-containing protein yields the protein MRKLNQYAGWLAFATCVISLLMLRFVPPVLTGWTDVVVAPGQTLWSLAEKCPANPWDVVHAIAAHNHISPDEPLQPGEVLEVPTKASPFWTRLVFSFEGGNHA from the coding sequence ATGCGGAAACTCAACCAATACGCCGGCTGGCTCGCGTTTGCGACCTGCGTCATCAGTTTGCTCATGCTGCGCTTCGTGCCGCCCGTTCTCACGGGTTGGACCGATGTCGTCGTAGCCCCTGGGCAAACGTTGTGGTCGCTAGCCGAGAAATGTCCGGCCAATCCGTGGGATGTGGTGCATGCCATCGCGGCACACAACCACATCTCTCCGGACGAACCCCTGCAACCAGGCGAAGTCTTGGAAGTGCCGACGAAAGCGTCGCCCTTCTGGACTCGGCTGGTTTTTTCATTTGAAGGAGGGAATCACGCATGA
- a CDS encoding DUF4258 domain-containing protein, whose translation MKTLYVFDPHAVKRIIQRRLPVEAVVQIATFGVTVQESKKRLMKRGDVYGKPVHVVVVKPNTILTVYVADEWQSTITVQRSRRPALAN comes from the coding sequence ATGAAAACCCTCTACGTGTTTGATCCACACGCTGTGAAACGCATCATCCAACGCCGCCTACCCGTCGAAGCCGTCGTGCAAATCGCGACGTTCGGCGTGACGGTGCAGGAGAGCAAGAAACGGCTCATGAAGCGCGGTGACGTGTACGGGAAGCCTGTGCATGTGGTCGTGGTGAAGCCGAACACCATCCTGACGGTGTACGTGGCCGACGAGTGGCAGAGCACCATCACGGTGCAGCGTTCCCGTCGGCCGGCTTTGGCAAACTAA
- a CDS encoding AAA family ATPase, whose translation MKILSIQLENFRSFTEASFQFHDITVISGHNGAGKSTLAEAVVWCLFGTDIAGRQKQDEKLMRLGEKRMAVTVTWLIHGKSVVISRTRASRQGSTLLVNGKRAQPGQIEGWFGTVQEFLSVFVPGYFSSLEPKEAKTVLSRCVPDIPKEDVLARMTSVHASMLARDQFVMGLDSIEFAMQKVRDEIKECEAERLRLEGQCQAYQAVLRRGEPQPYVPSVTDEERARYEAAKRELMELEASQGNRKERLRDLYARRDSLGRAFRALRDSLPQADTHCHTCGQPLPEDQAARILQEIAQKRKASLAKMKELYDEGNQVQAEIAKLEAMPDHDAPHPELVEFVQTMEARLKDEHYCEVAYAAQLRAYEQAKGHFTQAQEDLQATAEHLEGLKQRIQALQEFRFEYLRAQHEKLNGLFRHVAIHLMDVNKETGEVREAFRIEWKGRPYRLLSYSEKIRCDIEIGRALSQAKGEAMPVYVDNAESVQRLMDETFSGQVIAAYVADGPLTVSKMPEAQGA comes from the coding sequence ATGAAAATCCTCAGCATTCAACTGGAGAACTTCCGCTCGTTTACGGAGGCCTCGTTCCAGTTCCACGACATCACCGTCATTTCCGGCCACAACGGCGCCGGGAAATCCACCCTTGCAGAAGCCGTCGTCTGGTGTCTTTTTGGAACCGATATCGCCGGCAGGCAGAAACAAGATGAAAAGCTCATGCGCTTGGGCGAAAAGCGGATGGCAGTCACTGTCACGTGGCTCATTCACGGCAAGTCCGTTGTCATCTCGCGCACGCGCGCATCTCGACAGGGCTCGACGCTCCTCGTGAACGGCAAACGCGCACAGCCCGGCCAAATCGAAGGATGGTTCGGCACCGTGCAGGAATTCCTGTCGGTGTTCGTCCCCGGCTACTTCAGCTCCCTGGAGCCGAAGGAAGCGAAGACCGTGCTTTCGCGCTGCGTGCCAGACATCCCGAAAGAAGATGTGCTGGCTCGCATGACGTCCGTACACGCGTCGATGCTTGCGCGCGATCAGTTTGTCATGGGGCTCGACTCGATTGAGTTTGCCATGCAGAAGGTGCGCGATGAGATCAAGGAATGCGAAGCGGAACGCTTGCGACTTGAAGGGCAATGCCAAGCGTATCAGGCGGTTCTGCGTCGCGGCGAACCGCAACCGTACGTGCCAAGCGTGACGGATGAGGAACGCGCTCGATATGAGGCCGCGAAACGGGAACTCATGGAGCTCGAAGCCTCGCAGGGGAACCGAAAGGAGCGCCTGCGCGACCTGTACGCTCGCCGTGACTCGCTTGGGCGAGCGTTTCGAGCACTTCGCGATAGCCTCCCACAGGCGGATACGCACTGCCATACCTGTGGTCAGCCGCTCCCGGAAGATCAGGCGGCTCGCATCTTGCAAGAGATCGCGCAAAAGCGCAAAGCTTCGCTTGCCAAGATGAAGGAGCTCTACGACGAGGGGAACCAAGTCCAGGCTGAGATTGCGAAGCTCGAGGCTATGCCGGATCACGACGCTCCACATCCGGAACTCGTGGAATTCGTGCAGACCATGGAAGCGCGCCTCAAGGATGAACACTACTGCGAAGTGGCCTATGCGGCGCAGCTTCGCGCGTATGAGCAGGCCAAGGGGCACTTCACCCAAGCGCAAGAAGACTTGCAGGCGACCGCGGAGCACCTCGAAGGTCTCAAACAGCGGATCCAGGCACTCCAAGAGTTTCGCTTCGAGTACCTGCGCGCCCAGCATGAGAAGCTGAACGGCCTGTTCCGCCATGTTGCTATCCACCTGATGGACGTGAACAAGGAAACAGGCGAGGTTCGCGAGGCGTTTCGGATTGAGTGGAAGGGTCGGCCCTATCGGCTCTTGTCCTACTCCGAGAAGATCCGTTGCGACATCGAAATCGGACGCGCCCTGTCTCAAGCCAAGGGTGAAGCGATGCCCGTCTACGTCGATAACGCCGAATCTGTGCAACGCCTAATGGACGAGACGTTCAGCGGCCAGGTGATCGCGGCGTACGTCGCCGACGGTCCGCTCACCGTGTCCAAGATGCCAGAAGCGCAGGGAGCATAA
- a CDS encoding DUF4258 domain-containing protein gives MGTKLSRRWQTLWDELSDILARHLIQKRVRWSKHAKEQMEDRNISQQSVQYVVTRNVANEMYGAYEYPHGPNPYANPDPVFSITGTDASGRWITVAIAVQNRGGRIVFTIVTVLEPGPHSRHRKQS, from the coding sequence GTGGGCACGAAGTTGTCTCGGCGTTGGCAAACTCTATGGGATGAACTATCGGATATCCTGGCTCGCCATCTCATTCAGAAACGAGTGAGGTGGTCGAAACACGCGAAAGAGCAGATGGAAGACCGGAACATCTCACAGCAAAGTGTCCAATACGTTGTGACACGCAATGTTGCAAATGAGATGTACGGTGCATATGAGTACCCCCATGGTCCTAATCCATATGCAAATCCAGACCCGGTGTTCTCCATCACCGGAACTGACGCTTCTGGACGTTGGATTACGGTAGCCATTGCGGTACAAAATCGGGGTGGAAGAATCGTCTTTACGATTGTCACGGTTCTTGAGCCCGGACCGCATAGTCGTCATCGAAAGCAATCATGA
- a CDS encoding single-stranded DNA-binding protein, with protein sequence MLNRVILIGRLTADPELRYTNNGTAVASFTLAVDRMRSNSNGERQTDFINIVVWNKLAELVSQYLQKGRMAAVDGRLQIRTYENRDGQRVRVAEVVAEGVRFLDRGEGNQSAKSASAAPPVKNNTSPAPSKQPDFGPYDDPFADDLPPGFEEDLPF encoded by the coding sequence ATGCTCAACCGCGTGATCTTGATCGGCCGACTCACAGCCGATCCAGAATTGCGCTACACCAACAACGGTACCGCCGTCGCATCCTTCACGCTTGCCGTGGACCGGATGCGTTCGAATTCGAACGGCGAACGCCAGACGGATTTCATCAACATCGTCGTCTGGAATAAGCTCGCCGAGTTGGTATCGCAATACCTGCAAAAAGGCAGGATGGCCGCAGTCGACGGCCGCCTCCAGATTCGCACATATGAGAACCGTGATGGCCAGCGCGTGCGCGTGGCCGAAGTGGTCGCGGAAGGCGTACGGTTTCTCGACCGTGGAGAAGGCAATCAAAGCGCCAAATCTGCGTCTGCCGCTCCACCTGTGAAAAACAACACCTCGCCGGCTCCGTCGAAGCAACCGGACTTCGGTCCATACGACGATCCGTTTGCGGACGATTTACCGCCGGGCTTTGAAGAGGACTTACCGTTCTAG
- a CDS encoding type II toxin-antitoxin system PemK/MazF family toxin encodes MKPSDTYWNLMNVRRGQIYLMKVQFSDLSGEKIRPVVVIGTDRVDDDVTVVFVTSSPPRLRYDVQITEWSVAGLLKPSTVRASKFLTVHKGRFLKPLGTLTDSDLQAVMTAVRSYLL; translated from the coding sequence ATGAAACCTTCGGACACCTACTGGAATCTGATGAACGTGCGTCGAGGGCAAATTTATCTGATGAAGGTTCAGTTCAGTGATCTGAGCGGCGAAAAAATTCGCCCTGTGGTGGTCATCGGGACGGACCGTGTGGATGATGATGTGACTGTCGTCTTCGTCACCTCATCGCCGCCTCGACTTCGTTACGATGTCCAAATCACAGAATGGTCAGTAGCTGGACTGCTCAAACCCTCGACCGTACGCGCCTCTAAATTCCTCACCGTCCACAAAGGACGATTCCTCAAACCTCTTGGAACCCTAACAGATAGCGATCTCCAAGCTGTCATGACAGCTGTCAGGTCGTATCTTCTCTAA
- a CDS encoding CHC2 zinc finger domain-containing protein yields MVSIEEVAARNGLVLYPTSRPGQWKAHCPVCGDQGRNFHLYVSSVKDTFYCHKCGEKGGAVAFHAWLRGISFEAAKAELYPQGTRKRNLHPAERLTAAQLAELGFTTRKPWRMPKGVDPLAWRRQRKAMLDWIWEEYQGHERFKREQTERLMRLLTNAHESTCEQPTGA; encoded by the coding sequence ATGGTCAGCATCGAAGAAGTAGCTGCACGCAACGGCCTCGTGTTGTACCCGACGTCCCGACCTGGCCAATGGAAGGCTCACTGCCCCGTATGCGGGGACCAGGGCCGCAACTTCCATCTGTACGTGTCGAGTGTCAAGGACACGTTCTACTGCCACAAATGCGGGGAAAAAGGCGGCGCGGTCGCCTTTCACGCATGGCTGCGCGGAATCTCGTTCGAGGCAGCGAAAGCCGAACTGTACCCGCAGGGGACACGGAAGCGCAACCTACACCCCGCAGAACGGCTCACCGCCGCCCAACTCGCCGAGCTTGGCTTCACGACGCGCAAGCCGTGGCGCATGCCAAAAGGCGTGGACCCACTGGCATGGCGACGTCAGCGCAAAGCAATGCTCGATTGGATTTGGGAAGAATACCAGGGGCATGAGCGCTTCAAGCGCGAGCAGACCGAGCGGTTGATGCGGCTGCTCACGAACGCGCACGAGTCAACATGTGAACAGCCGACAGGAGCGTGA
- a CDS encoding P-loop NTPase family protein, with amino-acid sequence MLTDIKLERHAVPYAPVWIPGRERTGNVLVEGGPGTGKTYCLKTMLHQDIQAMVDGQQDCRMIVISPEGSMCDIEDCTSRLQVDWIKIYSRALHVSSPYEKAFFSALRNLLMVSPDDSQSTCDRVLAEYGLLKPFLYCSRQNTKIVSLYTGYQEIDTFIGAAFVHYLACNMSKITMKPTILYVDELHRYAAYAPHAVAKLFECGAEHGISLIAAVQSTEQLNTAESPCLSELVNRNTRFHVKMRTSEDRDTLRLAPNQALWITSTTRHVIEVSPQFRN; translated from the coding sequence ATGTTAACGGACATCAAGTTAGAGCGTCATGCAGTTCCTTATGCGCCAGTTTGGATACCGGGAAGGGAAAGAACCGGGAATGTCCTCGTTGAAGGTGGCCCGGGAACTGGAAAGACATATTGCCTGAAGACTATGCTGCATCAAGACATTCAAGCGATGGTTGACGGACAACAAGACTGCAGAATGATTGTCATCTCACCGGAAGGTAGTATGTGTGACATCGAAGATTGCACAAGTAGATTGCAAGTGGATTGGATCAAAATTTACTCTAGGGCCTTGCATGTAAGCTCTCCATATGAAAAAGCGTTTTTCAGTGCTTTACGAAACCTTCTAATGGTGAGCCCGGATGATTCACAGTCCACATGCGACCGGGTACTGGCCGAATACGGGTTATTGAAACCATTCCTATATTGCTCAAGGCAAAACACCAAAATTGTCTCGTTGTATACAGGATATCAAGAGATCGACACATTCATCGGCGCAGCGTTTGTGCATTATCTAGCTTGCAACATGAGCAAAATCACGATGAAGCCAACCATTCTGTATGTTGATGAACTTCACCGTTACGCTGCCTATGCGCCACACGCAGTAGCGAAGTTATTTGAGTGCGGAGCAGAGCATGGAATATCTTTGATCGCCGCAGTTCAGTCCACAGAACAGCTGAACACCGCGGAATCGCCATGCCTGAGTGAATTGGTCAATCGAAACACTCGCTTTCATGTGAAGATGCGAACCTCAGAGGATAGAGATACACTCCGCCTCGCACCCAATCAGGCGTTGTGGATCACAAGCACAACAAGGCATGTTATCGAAGTATCTCCTCAATTTAGAAATTAA
- a CDS encoding TraM recognition domain-containing protein, with product MPEVPALVRVSIAHSTWFMVVIGAIGAFALYRSVFRALGRMAQLGTLAVIAMAGFGVVKLHGLIAAWQNRMLHPSTPKAATTATNSHAIINPLTSGTGPKLPLSALNATNPLVHENAWVIALALVAGVLGLLAFFVYRGLSPTAKAQFLQRMQATDFDRSTHRRDDDPNKFSLVGVEVGIRKDNGRPIRIEGKDRFINTLVLGSTGTGKTSRIMLKAVYQDLRSMANGTPMDVIAMDPDGGFAQAAVNMANQLGVETIIMDLRGTMPSTVSFSPFGGEIADIIDNVRAALQEKMGKQDGFFQNAQDDLVRTVIQVQVPLWPEADFLQFADLVTDPLHFRAICSMVQDCAAQEAGTAKKKRKSEMDEAMSMWEHERPEVEARFHRLTPHEKSMVLSAARSFLMDTATEQKLEKLETITKGLKIVVNELATNPRLRQVFKTDELPPFDFQGFLAAGKEQPGRLVVVVTGNRPAGKLFGKLFLVTLKMYALEREGTEDTRRPVYLYVDEFAVYGTESFTEMFSQARKYRVGMMLAIQARAQLLDVSKKFMDVVEGSCRNKIYFPAPSPDDARFLEHALGSVKNIRETYSENKLSWFFDTRNLDRRVSTQETIDPRYRLEDIAYGLSKDEAIFAMTVDNQVQAPCVGITSYADEWVKKQRGFFDVRRSQNRSQRQPTPINVAVKVVEHGVSERRSMPEPRDETYVPSPASPSKVRPTADRNAKINVQAFARAIQEAAFHMSDASRADTVDVEPVETHTETSPQQGETSPYASPNESTAQEAERPIEEPAIVRIDLRPQRPPKRCPQCEAELTLTPDERKWRCPRCGFERKNR from the coding sequence ATGCCGGAAGTCCCTGCGCTTGTGCGCGTAAGCATCGCGCATTCGACGTGGTTCATGGTCGTCATTGGCGCAATTGGCGCGTTTGCGTTGTATCGATCCGTCTTTCGCGCGCTCGGGCGCATGGCTCAACTCGGTACATTGGCCGTCATCGCCATGGCCGGGTTTGGCGTGGTGAAACTGCATGGTCTGATCGCAGCGTGGCAGAACCGTATGCTGCATCCAAGCACGCCGAAGGCCGCAACCACCGCGACCAACAGCCATGCAATCATCAACCCGCTCACATCCGGTACAGGGCCAAAGCTCCCGCTTTCCGCACTGAACGCGACAAACCCGCTTGTGCATGAGAATGCCTGGGTGATCGCGTTGGCCTTAGTGGCCGGAGTCCTCGGCCTACTGGCCTTCTTCGTATATCGAGGCCTGTCTCCAACAGCAAAAGCGCAGTTCTTGCAACGCATGCAGGCCACGGATTTCGATAGGAGCACCCATCGTCGTGATGACGATCCGAACAAGTTTTCACTCGTCGGGGTCGAAGTCGGCATCCGAAAAGATAACGGCCGACCGATTCGCATTGAAGGGAAAGACCGGTTTATCAACACCTTAGTGCTTGGTTCCACCGGCACGGGGAAGACAAGCCGTATCATGCTCAAAGCTGTGTACCAGGACCTTCGTTCGATGGCAAACGGCACTCCCATGGACGTGATCGCGATGGACCCCGACGGCGGATTCGCACAAGCCGCAGTGAACATGGCGAATCAGTTGGGCGTGGAGACCATCATCATGGATTTGCGCGGCACGATGCCGAGTACGGTGTCGTTCAGCCCGTTCGGTGGCGAGATTGCGGACATCATCGACAATGTGCGTGCTGCACTCCAAGAGAAGATGGGCAAGCAGGACGGGTTCTTCCAAAACGCGCAGGACGACTTGGTGCGGACGGTGATACAGGTTCAGGTGCCGCTTTGGCCAGAAGCGGACTTCTTGCAGTTCGCAGATCTGGTGACCGATCCGCTCCACTTCCGTGCGATTTGCAGCATGGTGCAAGACTGCGCGGCTCAAGAAGCGGGGACGGCGAAGAAAAAGCGCAAGAGCGAAATGGATGAGGCCATGAGCATGTGGGAGCACGAGCGACCGGAGGTCGAGGCCCGATTCCATAGGCTCACTCCGCACGAAAAGAGCATGGTGCTTTCGGCAGCGCGCTCGTTCCTCATGGACACCGCGACCGAACAGAAGCTGGAGAAGTTGGAGACCATCACGAAAGGCCTCAAGATCGTCGTCAATGAGTTGGCGACGAACCCTCGCCTGCGACAGGTATTCAAGACAGACGAGCTCCCGCCGTTTGATTTTCAGGGCTTTCTCGCGGCAGGCAAAGAACAACCTGGGCGTTTGGTCGTGGTCGTGACGGGGAACCGTCCGGCCGGCAAACTCTTCGGCAAGCTGTTCCTGGTCACCCTCAAGATGTACGCGCTCGAACGCGAAGGCACGGAAGATACGCGCCGACCCGTGTATCTCTACGTCGACGAATTCGCCGTCTACGGCACCGAGTCGTTCACCGAGATGTTCTCCCAAGCGCGCAAGTACCGCGTCGGTATGATGCTCGCCATTCAAGCACGAGCGCAGCTCCTTGATGTCAGCAAGAAGTTCATGGACGTCGTGGAGGGGAGCTGTCGCAACAAAATCTACTTCCCGGCCCCGTCTCCGGATGATGCGCGCTTCTTGGAGCACGCGCTGGGATCCGTGAAGAACATTCGCGAAACCTATTCAGAAAACAAGCTCAGCTGGTTCTTTGACACCCGCAACTTGGACCGGCGCGTGAGCACCCAGGAGACCATCGACCCGCGGTATCGCTTGGAGGACATCGCCTACGGGCTTTCCAAGGACGAGGCGATTTTCGCCATGACCGTGGACAATCAGGTGCAGGCGCCCTGTGTCGGCATCACGTCGTACGCAGATGAATGGGTGAAAAAGCAACGCGGATTCTTCGACGTGCGCCGTTCGCAGAACAGATCGCAACGACAGCCGACGCCTATCAACGTAGCGGTAAAAGTCGTCGAACATGGGGTATCAGAAAGGCGGTCTATGCCGGAACCTCGTGACGAAACCTATGTCCCAAGTCCTGCATCGCCGTCGAAGGTACGACCCACGGCAGATCGGAACGCGAAAATCAATGTTCAAGCCTTCGCGCGCGCGATCCAAGAGGCGGCTTTCCATATGTCCGATGCGTCGCGCGCCGATACCGTAGATGTCGAGCCAGTCGAAACTCACACGGAGACATCGCCCCAACAGGGGGAAACAAGCCCATATGCGTCGCCGAATGAGTCGACAGCGCAAGAGGCCGAGAGACCCATAGAAGAGCCAGCCATTGTCCGTATCGACTTACGGCCTCAGCGACCGCCGAAACGTTGCCCACAGTGCGAAGCAGAACTGACCTTGACGCCGGATGAGCGCAAATGGCGGTGTCCGCGGTGCGGGTTTGAACGGAAGAATCGATGA
- a CDS encoding metal-dependent hydrolase — translation MMGRSHMAIGAVGAVAATPLVLHERWESLRDLLTHPWASMPHIVVVQAAFVAATVVGALVPDLDQQDAKLTYTIEIVFGLPVLALAIVVMVLMHWATSLTAWGIALLLMFIFGAAHNVTRMLGLGALATILLDLAYHHRMPMEAAVLLAAWMVATMPAKHRTFTHSLLGLAVFGAGCYLSEPALSHLHLGVAAYGLILGYVLHMAADFIAGGVPLLWPWGKRQGVHLVKSFSAVDYLIGGIGIFTFVGLALV, via the coding sequence ATGATGGGTCGTTCCCATATGGCCATTGGCGCAGTCGGGGCGGTTGCGGCGACACCACTGGTTTTACATGAGCGCTGGGAGTCGTTGCGGGATTTACTCACGCATCCCTGGGCCTCGATGCCGCATATCGTCGTCGTCCAGGCTGCGTTTGTCGCGGCTACGGTGGTCGGAGCGCTGGTGCCGGATTTGGATCAGCAGGATGCCAAGCTGACCTACACCATCGAAATCGTGTTTGGCCTGCCGGTTTTGGCCCTGGCCATCGTGGTAATGGTGCTCATGCACTGGGCGACGTCGCTCACCGCATGGGGCATAGCACTCTTGCTCATGTTCATCTTCGGCGCAGCGCACAACGTCACGCGCATGCTCGGCTTGGGCGCCCTTGCGACCATTTTGCTCGACTTGGCGTACCACCATCGCATGCCGATGGAAGCCGCGGTATTGCTCGCCGCTTGGATGGTGGCGACGATGCCGGCCAAACACCGGACATTCACCCACAGCCTGCTGGGCCTCGCTGTGTTTGGAGCGGGCTGTTACCTGAGTGAGCCGGCGCTGAGTCACTTGCACCTGGGCGTTGCCGCGTACGGCCTCATCTTGGGGTATGTGCTCCACATGGCGGCGGACTTCATCGCGGGCGGTGTACCGCTCCTTTGGCCGTGGGGAAAGCGCCAAGGCGTGCACCTGGTGAAGTCGTTCAGCGCTGTCGACTACCTCATTGGTGGCATCGGGATTTTCACGTTTGTTGGACTCGCACTCGTGTAG
- a CDS encoding DUF6788 family protein has product MAIRYDGWSIAAQYRRCGKSACRVCREGPGHGPYWYGSKTVDGRRLTKYFGKVPPVEQEIAQDGPSVLEELAALRAENASLRAQIAQLQAELAALQTPPALSDSPHPLEETTEASQDELTIPEQPRRRASARSDDELTRAEVEAIWCEETEGLDEEPDILAEAHDALLRNLFPVPAQETTRLKTGANPRKPYVCPFRATKRGARLTFGSADKLVRTAIPWLIQSVKGQRAWRELSRRRRHDRIAELFSTYRRMDTLELVHLVERMERAILTGDRTGWTVRLEELDKHVEVIRQVLQERGN; this is encoded by the coding sequence ATGGCGATCCGATACGACGGGTGGAGCATTGCGGCACAATATCGCAGGTGCGGGAAATCGGCTTGTCGTGTGTGCCGAGAAGGCCCTGGCCACGGCCCGTACTGGTATGGCTCGAAGACCGTGGATGGACGGCGCTTGACTAAGTACTTTGGCAAAGTTCCGCCGGTAGAACAAGAAATCGCACAAGATGGGCCATCAGTCCTTGAGGAGCTCGCTGCGTTGCGCGCAGAAAACGCGAGCTTGCGAGCGCAGATCGCGCAATTGCAGGCGGAACTTGCCGCTCTACAGACGCCGCCCGCTCTTTCGGACTCTCCACATCCCTTGGAGGAGACGACGGAAGCCTCACAGGACGAGTTAACGATACCTGAGCAACCAAGGCGAAGGGCCTCTGCACGGTCGGATGACGAATTGACGAGGGCCGAAGTCGAGGCGATTTGGTGCGAGGAGACCGAAGGCCTTGACGAAGAGCCAGACATCCTGGCAGAAGCTCACGATGCGCTTCTCCGCAACCTGTTTCCCGTGCCTGCACAAGAAACCACAAGACTCAAGACGGGTGCGAACCCACGCAAACCGTACGTGTGTCCCTTTCGTGCGACAAAACGCGGTGCACGCCTGACGTTTGGCTCGGCCGATAAGCTCGTGCGGACCGCAATTCCGTGGCTCATCCAGTCTGTGAAAGGCCAGCGGGCGTGGCGCGAGCTAAGCCGTCGGAGACGACACGATCGAATAGCAGAGCTCTTTTCGACCTATCGGCGGATGGATACCCTGGAACTTGTACATCTGGTGGAGCGAATGGAACGAGCCATATTGACGGGTGATCGCACGGGGTGGACAGTGCGCTTGGAGGAGTTGGACAAACACGTGGAAGTCATCCGTCAGGTGCTTCAGGAACGCGGCAATTGA